The following are encoded in a window of Chitinophaga sp. H8 genomic DNA:
- a CDS encoding aspartate kinase: MKVLKFGGTSVGKPERMHAVAQLITADDEPKIVVLSALSGTTNALVEINQSLAESKKEQAKQQIDKLEKHYRAFCEELLKQDDSRAKAKAIVDEHFEFLNIILKISFNEALNKDILAQGELLSTKLFCVYVAESGIDAVLLPALDFMSIDEFEDPEIPKIKIKLSNLIEKHKGQKVFVTQGYICRNAKGEVDNLKRGGSDYSASLIGAAIQASEIQIWTDIDGMHNNDPRIVKKTFPIEQLSFDEAAELAYFGAKILHPASIWPAQHFNIPVKLLNTMQPEAKGTLITELPNGNGVKAVAAKDGIIAIKIKSSRMLLAYGFLRKIFEVFEKYRTPIDMITTSEVAVSLTIDNTQHLDQILKELQPFGSVELDHHQTIVSIVGNEVAATPAILKKLFDALTEVPLRMISYGGSRHNISILVGGQYKDKTLQLLNGGLFGLE, from the coding sequence ATGAAAGTCTTAAAATTTGGTGGAACTTCTGTAGGTAAACCAGAACGTATGCATGCCGTGGCACAACTGATTACAGCAGATGACGAGCCCAAAATTGTGGTATTATCCGCGTTGTCAGGTACTACCAACGCTTTAGTGGAGATCAACCAGTCATTGGCAGAATCAAAGAAGGAACAGGCTAAACAACAGATCGACAAGCTGGAAAAGCATTACCGTGCTTTTTGCGAAGAGCTGCTGAAACAGGACGATTCCCGCGCAAAAGCGAAGGCGATTGTAGATGAACATTTTGAATTCCTGAATATTATTCTGAAAATATCCTTTAACGAAGCGCTCAATAAGGATATCCTGGCACAGGGAGAGCTGCTGTCTACCAAATTATTCTGCGTATATGTGGCAGAGAGCGGAATAGACGCCGTATTGCTGCCTGCACTGGATTTTATGAGCATTGACGAGTTTGAAGATCCAGAAATACCTAAAATTAAGATCAAGCTCAGCAACCTGATCGAAAAGCACAAAGGACAAAAAGTATTCGTTACCCAGGGATATATTTGCCGTAATGCAAAAGGAGAAGTAGATAACCTGAAGCGTGGTGGCAGTGATTACTCCGCTTCCCTGATCGGTGCTGCTATTCAGGCCAGCGAAATCCAGATCTGGACGGATATCGATGGCATGCACAATAATGATCCCCGTATCGTAAAGAAAACATTCCCGATAGAACAGTTGTCGTTTGATGAAGCTGCCGAGCTGGCCTATTTTGGCGCCAAAATATTACACCCTGCTTCTATCTGGCCTGCCCAGCACTTTAACATTCCGGTGAAATTGCTGAATACCATGCAGCCGGAAGCCAAAGGTACCCTGATCACAGAACTGCCTAATGGCAACGGGGTAAAGGCAGTTGCTGCAAAAGACGGCATTATTGCTATCAAAATTAAATCCAGCCGCATGCTGCTGGCATACGGTTTCCTGCGTAAGATTTTCGAAGTATTTGAAAAATACCGTACCCCTATCGATATGATCACCACTTCTGAAGTGGCCGTATCATTGACTATCGATAATACCCAGCACCTGGATCAGATATTGAAAGAATTACAGCCATTTGGTTCTGTAGAGCTGGATCATCATCAAACGATTGTTTCCATTGTTGGAAATGAAGTAGCAGCTACACCTGCTATTCTGAAGAAATTGTTTGATGCCCTTACAGAAGTGCCATTGCGCATGATCTCTTATGGTGGCAGCCGGCATAATATTTCTATCCTGGTAGGGGGGCAATACAAAGATAAAACCCTGC
- a CDS encoding Ldh family oxidoreductase, giving the protein MNHIYSYHHLREFTREVFIHMGCSLEHAAMASEVLVSADLRGIDSHGVARLSGYVRLWEAGRINPKPNIRIVHETPSTAVVDGDSGLGLVVAPFAMEVAMQKAAAVGSGWVSVKHSNHFGIAGYHAMKALERDMIGMAMTNASPLVAPTFAKERMLGTNPIAVAIPADQQPPFVADFATTTAANGKLEILQRKSEAAPVGWIQDKDGHSSTNPHELKDGGALLPLGGDREHGSHKGYCLGAIVDIFSAVLSGANYGPWAPPFVSFLPLPPDPVGEGLGHFFGAMRVDAFRPADEFKQHMDKWIGRFRSATPVEGQQVLIPGDPEREMQKARLEEGIPVLAPVVKDLREVADRFKLNF; this is encoded by the coding sequence ATGAATCATATATATTCCTATCATCATTTAAGGGAGTTTACCCGTGAAGTATTTATTCATATGGGTTGTTCTCTCGAACATGCTGCTATGGCCAGCGAGGTATTGGTATCGGCGGATCTGAGAGGCATTGATTCTCATGGAGTAGCACGGTTATCCGGATATGTACGCTTATGGGAAGCCGGGCGTATTAATCCCAAACCCAATATCCGCATTGTGCATGAAACACCCAGCACAGCGGTAGTAGACGGGGATAGCGGACTCGGTCTGGTGGTAGCGCCTTTTGCCATGGAAGTAGCCATGCAAAAAGCAGCAGCAGTAGGCAGTGGTTGGGTGAGTGTAAAACATTCCAACCATTTTGGTATTGCAGGCTATCATGCTATGAAAGCCCTGGAAAGGGATATGATCGGTATGGCCATGACCAATGCCAGCCCGCTGGTGGCACCCACTTTTGCGAAGGAGCGTATGCTGGGTACCAATCCCATTGCAGTAGCCATACCAGCCGACCAGCAACCTCCTTTTGTGGCTGATTTTGCCACTACTACTGCAGCCAACGGTAAGCTGGAAATACTGCAACGGAAAAGTGAAGCAGCCCCTGTGGGCTGGATCCAGGACAAGGATGGGCATTCCAGTACCAACCCGCACGAATTAAAAGATGGCGGCGCGTTATTGCCCCTTGGCGGCGACCGGGAGCATGGCAGTCATAAAGGGTATTGTTTGGGAGCAATTGTTGATATATTTTCGGCCGTTCTTTCCGGCGCTAACTATGGTCCCTGGGCTCCTCCATTTGTGAGCTTCCTGCCTTTACCCCCCGATCCGGTAGGGGAAGGGCTGGGGCATTTCTTTGGGGCCATGCGGGTAGATGCTTTCCGTCCGGCAGATGAATTTAAGCAACATATGGATAAGTGGATAGGCCGCTTCAGGAGTGCTACCCCGGTAGAAGGGCAGCAGGTACTGATCCCCGGTGATCCGGAACGGGAAATGCAAAAAGCCCGGCTGGAAGAAGGGATACCGGTATTGGCACCGGTAGTAAAAGACCTCCGGGAAGTAGCTGACAGGTTTAAATTGAATTTTTGA